ACGACACGAAACTTTATAAACGATTGCGACATTTAAGACATCGGCTTCATTATTTGACCAGGACGGCGTATAAAGATTTGGTGAAAGCCCGCGACAGTGTTTCGGATGCAGGGCGGGTCATTAAGGAAGGGTCTCGGTCCACCTTGGAAGAAGTGGTGACATCGAATTTGCACAGAGCGCAAGAAGCCGCACGCGTTTTAGAAGAATACAGCAAGGTTTTTTCTCCTTCTTCAGCCCGTTCATTTAAACACATACGTTACCGTCTTTACCAAGAGGAAAAAAGAATTTTAAAACGGCTATGACAGATAACTTCTATAGAAAATTAAATTTTAGCGATGTCCGGCTTTATGCGGTGACCCCGGAACCGGCTCATACACCCAACTTGCTTGAGAAAATTGAAAAACTCCTGGCCGGGGGAGTGGATGCGGTACAATTGCGAAGCCGTCAGCTCGCCGATCGAGCTTTGGTCGCTTTGGGCAAAGAAATAAAGCAAAAGTGCCACAAAGCAGGGGCGCTTTTTATCGTCAACAATCGTCCGGAGATTGCATTGGCCACCGATGCGGATGGGTTGCATTTGGGGCATGAAGATTTGCCTTTGGAGTTCGCGAGAGAAATGTTGGGCCATCGAAAAATTATTGGGATGTCCACCCATTCCTTGCCCGAGGCCTTATCCGCTCAGAAGCAAGGCGCCGACTATGTAAGCTGCGGGCCCATTTGGTCGACGCCGACCAAGCCAGGGTATAATGCGGTCGGCCTTAATCTCATTGGTTTGTATAAAGCCGCTATTCGGATTCCCTTTGTGGTGATTGGAGGGGTCAATGAAAAAAATATTGATCAGGTTTTAGCGGCGGGTGGAAAGACTGTGGCGGTGGTGCGGGCCTTTTTTGATTCCGATCACCCGGAAAAATTGGCGAGGGAATTTAAAGATAAACTGGAGGATAAAGTATGGCTTTGATTACTCAGATGGAGCGCGCTCGTGCTGGCGAGATCACTCCCGAGATGATCCGTGTTGCTGAGAAGGAAAAAGTGTCTGCTGAATATGTGCGAGATGAAGTGGCGAGAGGACGGGCCATAATCCCAGCCAATATCAACCATTTGAAGCATCGTTTGGACCCCATGATCATTGGAATGAATTTCAATTGCAAAATTAACGCCAATATCGGCAACTCCTCTACCACCTCAGATATTGATGGTGAGCTTGAAAAACTTCATCACGCGGTCCATTTTGGAGCCGATACGGTGATGGACCTCTCCACCGGTGGTGACCTGGACAAAATTCGGGCGGCCATGATTGAAAATAGTCCCGTTCCTTTGGGAACCGTGCCCATTTACGGGGCTCTGTTGCGCTGTGAAAAACTCGAAGAAATGACCCCTGAAATCTTGTTGGATGAGATCGAAAAACAAGCCAAACAAGGAACGGATTATCAAACCATTCACGCGGGAACTCTTAAGGATTACATCCCATCCACTTCAAATCGGATCACGGGTATTGTTTCACGTGGGGGCTCGATTCTTGCCAAATGGATGGCCGCGCATAACAAAGAAAACCCTCTGTACACACACTTCGATGAGATTTGTGAAATTTTTAAAAAATACGATGTCAGTTTTTCTCTGGGGGACGGACTGCGGCCGGGATGTTTGCATGACGCGAATGATGAAGCGCAGTTTGCAGAGCTCCGTACTTTGGGTGAGTTGACCGAGCGCGCTTGGAAACATGGTGTGCAAACCATGATTGAAGGTCCGGGCCATGTGCCGCTCCACTTGATCAAGATGAATGCGGAATTGCAACAGAAGCTTTGCCATGAAGCGCCGTTTTATACGTTGGGGCCTTTGGTGACGGATATTGCTCCGGGATATGACCACATCACCTCCGCCATTGGTGCGGCTGTGATGGGTTGGTCAGGGGCCGCCCTCCTTTGTTATGTAACTCCGGCGGAACATTTGTCTCTTCCCAACAAAGAAGATGTCAGGCAGGGCTGTATCGCCTACAAAATCGCCGCGCACGCTTCAGATATTGCTCGGGGACGCCCCGGCGCTCGAGACCGTGATGACGCGTTGTCGCGCGCTCGGTTTTCGTTTGATTGGAATCAACAATTCGCTTTGGCGCTCGATCCGGAAGCGGCAAGAGCCAAACATGATTCCACATTGCCCGAAGAAGGTTATAAAGACGCGCGGTTTTGTTCGATGTGTGGGCCCAAATTCTGTTCCATGAGAATGTCGGCCGATGCACAAAAAATTTTAGACAAGGCCCAACCGGTCGCCTCTCCTGTTTAAATTTTGAATCGGATCGTTTCCGTCTCAGTTCCCGCCTCCAGCGGCAATATAGGCCCAGGTTTTGACGTCCTGGGCCTTGCGCTTGATTATCGCAATGAATTGCATGTTCGACTGATTGATCAAAAAAAAGGTTCTCCCCTGGTTCGGGTGGTGGGGGAAGGTGAAAATTCACTTCCCACCGATGAGCGGAATGTCATTTATCAGACAATGGCATGGCTCTTTAGAAAAGCCAAAAAGAATTTACCACGCCTGGATGTGGTGTGTGTGAACCGAATTCCATTGGCGCGTGGCTTGGGTTCAAGTTCCGCCGCCTATTTGTCGGCTTTGTTGGCAGCCAATCGTCTGTTGGGAGATGTTTTTAAACCTCAGGAGATCCTTCAATTTGCGACTGAACTGGAAGGTCATCCCGACAATGTCGTTTCAGCGTTTTTGGGAGGAGTCCAAGCTTCTGGAGTGTATGGAACAAGAGTGGTCAGCGCGGCCTTGCCCATTCCCAAATTAAAAACGGTGGTGGCGATCCCAACCTTTGAGCTTTCAACCAAAAAAGCGCGAAAAATTTTGCCCAAAAATATTTCATTGAAGGATGCCGTTTGGAATCTTTCAGCCGTGGCGTTGCTACCTTTGGCTTTTGGTGGCCAGGAGGATTTGTTGGCAGAAATTCTTAACGACCGCTGGCATGAACCTTACCGGGCGAAACTGATACCGGGGTTTTTTCAGGTGAAAAAGGCTGCCCTGTCGGCCGGGGCCAAGGGGGTTATTTTATCTGGCGCCGGACCCACGATGTTGAGTTTCGTGAAACCAAAGGACAGTCGCAGAGTGGCTCAGGCCATGAAATGGGCGTTTTTGAGAGCGGGAGTTACTTGTAAAACAATGCAGTTGGAAATCGATAAAAGGGGAGCTCGGGTGCAATGAAGCGGAAAATAGTGGTGATGAAATTTGGTGGCACGTCGGTAAAAGATACCGAACGACTCAAGCGCGCGGCTCAGCGTGTGGTTGAGACAAGTAAAAAAGGGAATCGGGTTGTCGTTGTCGTGTCCGCTCCGGGAGATATGACCGATGATTTAATTGATAAAGCCCAAGCCATCACCTCCGAACCCGATGGTCGAGAATTGGATATGTTATTGGCGACTGGCGAACAAGTTTCTATCGCATTGTTGTGTATGGCCATCAAGGAATTGGGCGTTCAAGCCATCTCTCTGACGGGCCCTCAAGCGGGTATCAAAGCGGACAATGTGCACACCAAGGCGCGCATCACCTCCATCCGTCCTGTTAAACTCTCAAAAGAGCTTCGGGCGGGAAAAGTCGTGGTAGTCGCGGGTTTTCAAGGACTCAACGCGCAAGATGACATTACAACCTTGGGGCGAGGTGGCTCGGATTTGACCGCCGTTGCGTTGGCGGCGGCTCTCAAAAGTGATGTGTGTGAGATCTACACCGACGTTTTGGGGGTCTACACCACAGACCCTCGGATCGTGCCAGACGCACAAAAAATTGAACAAATTTCCTATGATGAGATGCTTGAACTCGCTGGCTCTGGATCGCAGGTCATGCAGGCCCGTTCAATAGAAGTCGCAAAAAAATTTGGAGTTGATATACACGTGAAGTCCAGTCTCGAAAATAAAATCGGCACCATGATCACCAAATCTAGACCCTCGATGGAAGCCCCCGTCGTTTCAGGAATTGCATTTGATGGAAATGAAGCCAAACTTTCAATCACAGGTGTGCCTGATCAACCAGGCGTGGCGGCAAAGATATTTGGGGCTCTCGCCGACGATAATATCAATGTGGACATGATCATCCAGTCTTCCGCTGAAGACGGGATGAATGATATTTCTTTCACCATTCCCCGCCCTGACCTAAAGCGCGCAATGGTTATTCTCCAATCGGTTAAGAAAAGATTGGGGGCCGGCATGATTGTCAGTGACGATAGCGTCGCCAAGGTTTCCATCGTTGGGGTTGGAATGCGAAGCCATCCTGGCGTGGCCGCCAAAATGTTCTCAGCACTGGCTGACAACAACATCAATATTGAAATGATTTCCACGTCCGAAATCAAAGTGGCTTGCGTCATAAAACAAGCCGAAGGACCCCGCGCGGTTAAAATTCTTCACAAAGCGTTTGGACTTGAGAAAACTCGCTCATGACCAAGCGCGCTAACAGGCGCCGACCTCAAACTCGGAGCCTTCCTTCGAGTACATCAACCGTAAAGCTTTTTGATACCACCCTGAGAGACGGAACACAGGGTGAAGGGATTTCTATTTCTGTCGATGACAAATTGAAAGTGGCCGAAATTCTTGACCGTTTGGGAATTCACTACATTGAGGGAGGTTGGCCGGGATCAAACCCCAAAGATGAACTTTTCTTTTCTCGGGCAAAAAAAGAATTAAAGCTCAAAAATGCCAAATTGGTGGCTTTTTCCAGCACGCGCCGGAAAGGGCGAACGGCTGCCTCGGATGACAACATCGCACGCCTTGTTTCAGCTCACACGCCAGCTGTCTGTGTGTTTGGGAAAAGTTGGGACAGCCATGTTGTTCATGCCTTGAGAGCTTCCTTGCCTGAAAATTTGGAAATCATATCTGACACGGTTTCATTTTTGAAATCAAAGAAGAAAGAAGTCATTTATGATGCTGAACATTTTTTTGATGGGTATCGGGCGAATCCTTCCTATGCGTTGCAAACGCTTAAAGCAGCCATTGATGCAGGAGCCGATAATGTGACGCTTTGTGATACGAATGGCGGGTGTTTACCCGAAGACATCGCCCAAACCGTTCGCGAAGTTCGGCGGCATTTTCCAAAAGTATCTTTGGGTATTCATGTGCACAACGACTCCCATTGCGCGGTGGCGAATTCTTTGGTGGCCGTCCAAGCCGGAGTTGATTTGGTTCAGGGAACACTCAATGGGTATGGAGAGAGGTGCGGCAATGCCAATTTGAGTTCGATAATCGCGAACCTCAAATTGAAAATGGGGATCGATTGTATCAGCGATTCCCAACTTCTTTTTCTGTCGGAAGCGGCTCGAACTGTGGATGAATTGGCAAATGTTGTTCCTCAAGATAATATGCCCTATGTCGGTAATTCGGCCTTTGCCCACAAAGGGGGCGTTCATGCCTCAGCGGTGGCGCGTTCAGCCAGTTATGAGCATATCGATCCGGCGAAGGTGGGGAATCGGCGTCGAATTTTGATTTCGGAGTTATCCGGGAAGGCAAATGTTTTGGCGAAAGTCGCCGAACTGAAGCTTAATTTTGATAAAGACTCAGACGCTGTAAGCAAAATACTTCAATTGGTCAAACAAAAAGAACACAAAGGCTATCAATATGAAGGAGCAGAGGGGTCCTTTGTTCTGTTGGTTGAGGAAGCTCTTGGGAAAAAACCTCGGTTTTTTCAATTGGATGGATTTCGCGTAACAGTTGAAAAAGAAACTCACAATGGGCAGATGGTGGCCGAGGCCACGCTAAAAATCAGCGTAAATGGGAAAGCCAAGCACACCGTCGCAGAAGGGACGGGTCCCGTGGACGCTCTTGATAAAGCTTTGCGTCGGGCTCTTGAAGATTTTTACCCCATTGTGCGTGAAATGTCCTTGATGGATTTTAAAGTTCGGGTCATCAATGCCCAAGCGGGGACGAGTGCGCGGGTGCGGGTTTTCATCAACTCGAAAGATTCCAAGTCGGAGTGGGGAACTGTGGGAGTTTCAGAAAACGTGATTGAGGCCTCATGGCAAGCCCTTGTGGATGCGGTTGAATATAAACTCTTTAAAGATAGAAAAAGGAGCTCCATCGACCATGCAAAATGAGAATCGCTCATCAATGAGTGGAGGTATTCGTCTCAAACCAGAAGGGGCTTTGCTCCGGACTTATTTGCAGGCTGCGGGTGTTTCACCGGAATCATTATCCAAACCCTTGGTGGGGGTGGTGACAGTGTCCACCCAGATTTTTTCAGAACGTCCGGATGCCAAAGAACTGGGAAATGCGGTGACCCTGGGAGTGGAAATCTCGGGTGGCATTGCCGTTCGGTGGGACACCGTGCGATCTCCCGATCAAATGGCGCGAGGTCATGCGGAGAGCTACAGTTTTGCTTGGCGGGACCAGTTGGCGGACTTCATTGAAAGTTGGTCCAAGCAAGAAGCTTTGGATGGATTGGTTTTGGTCGGAGATTCTCACAAAACCTTGGTGGGAATGGCTATGGCGGCCGCGCGTTTAAATTTGCCCGCGGTGATTGTGACTTCCGGAGCCCCAAAAATTCAGGCCGCGCAAATGGAGGCCAATTCCCCTGCAAAGAAAAATCATGCAGGAGATCCTTACTCGGGGCTTTCGGAGGCCCTGTTTGGCATTAAACATGGGAATGCCGCGCAAGAACGATTTTTTAATGAATGTTTAAAAAAACTGGATGAACCTTCCACTCATACCATGGATTTGATTCTGGAGGTGTTGGGTCTTTGTCTGCCGGGCATGTCGACGGCTCCAGCCCTATCTCCGGAAAGACATGAGTTGGCCACTGCGTCGGGAAAAAGGATTGTTTCGTTGATTCAATCAGGTTTTTCGGCCAAACGTGTGTTATCGGCCAATTCGTTTGTGAACGCCGTGAGGCTCAATGCGGCTTTGGGTGGGTCCATTGATGTGGCTGTTCATTTGATGGCCTTGGCTCATGAGGCGGGGGTGAGTTTGCCCATTGATATGTTCGATAAGATTGCGTGCGAGACACCCCATATTTGCCGATTGAGCGGTGTGGGGTTAAAAGAACCCCATCGGATCGAAGATTTGGACAGAGCAGGAGGGGTGTGGGCCATTATGCACGCTTTGAAGGACCAAGTGGCTCCCGCCACCACAGTGGCTGGCAAAGGGGCTTCTGAATTGGCACGATCAGCTTCCATTAAAGACACGCATGTGATTTTGGGCAATCGTCCTTACGCCAAACAAAGCGGTTTGGCTGTCTTACGCGGGAATTTGGCCCCACGAGGGGCGGTCTTTTTGCTGAATCAGGTATATCCGGTCTTGGTGAATTTTCATGGTACCGCCGCTGTTTTCGACAGCGAAATTGACGCGGTGCGTGCGGTCATGGAAGGGAAAATTAAAAAGGCTTTCGCCATTGTGGTTCGACTTCAAGGACCCAAAGGGGGGCCGGGCTTGAGAAAATTACGAATTTTACCGGCGCTGTTGGAAAGTCGCGGGCTGAACAAAACGATGCCTCTGATAACGGATGGACGATTGCCTGAAACGCCGACCGGATTATTTGTAAGTTTGGTTTCACCCGAGGCGGCAGTGCCAGGGCCTTTGGCCGTTTTGCGGACGGGGGATCCCATTGAAATCAACACGATCGGCCGAACCATCAGCGTGCGTTTGACGGAGATGGAACTTAAGATTCGTCAAACGCGTTGGCAAGCCCCTGAACCCAAGAGCAACAAAGGATTTTTAGGACGATATTCGCGCTCTGTGTCTGAAGCACATGAGGGCGCGGTGCTGAAATAACTCTGAGCCATCTTTTCGCCGATTTGAGGCGGAAACCCAGGACCCTCTACAAAAGGCAATTCGGGGGATGGTTTAAAGAAAAAAGGATAAACATGAATACCATGAAAGACAGTGCAAAAAAAACCGCAGATAAAACCCAACCAGAATCAACAACGCCTCTGCTCTCCGGAGCGCAAATTGTTGTCGAAGGACTTGTCAAAGAAGGCGTGACCCATATTTTTGGCATCCCCGGAGGCGCTTGTTTGCCTCTGTTTGATGCTTTTTATGGATCCAAACTTAATCTGGTTTTAACCCGCCATGAACAAGGCGCTGCTCATATGGCCGATGGCTATGCGCGCTCGACAGGTCGCGTCGGAGTGTGTATTGCCACTTCGGGCCCCGGAGCCACAAATCTAGTGACGGGGTTGGCCACCGCTAACATGGATTCCATCCCAGTCGTGGCCTTGACCGGTCAAGTGGCCACGCACCTCATTGGCAACGACGCTTTCCAAGAAGCCGATGCCACCGGCGTAATGCGGCCTGTGACAAAACATAATTTTATGGTCAAAGACGTTCGGGATTTGGCTCGGGTGATTCGGGAAGCCTTTTATATTGCCCGCAGCGGTCGGCCAGGTCCTGTGCATATCGATATTCCAGTGGACGTTCAGCGGGCCAAAACGCCCTTTGAATGGCCTGAAACCGTCCGGTTGAGATCCTACAAGCCGAAAATGGAAGGGCACCCGAAACAAATTCAAAAGGCCATCGAGTTGTTGGAAAATTCTGAGAAGCCTCTGTTGTATGTCGGAGGTGGCGCGATGCTTTCAGGCGCGACTCAAGAGCTCATTAAACTTTCCGATCGAGCCGATATTCCTGTGGTTCATACACTCATGGCCAACGGCGCGTTTCCCTTTGATCATCCCAATTATGTGGGGGTTTTGGGGATGCATGGAAAGTATTCAGCCAATATAGCGATGCAAAATTGTGATGTGTTGGTTTCTTGTGGGGCGCGGTTTGACGACCGCGTGACTGGCAATTTGACCAGTTTCTCCAAACAGTCCAAGAAGATTCATATCGATATCGATCCTGCCAATATCGGAAA
The sequence above is drawn from the Elusimicrobiota bacterium genome and encodes:
- the thiE_1 gene encoding Thiamine-phosphate synthase, which produces MASDPVSRLLDANLNRAREGIRVVEDTARFVWDDTKLYKRLRHLRHRLHYLTRTAYKDLVKARDSVSDAGRVIKEGSRSTLEEVVTSNLHRAQEAARVLEEYSKVFSPSSARSFKHIRYRLYQEEKRILKRL
- the thiE_2 gene encoding Thiamine-phosphate synthase; this translates as MTDNFYRKLNFSDVRLYAVTPEPAHTPNLLEKIEKLLAGGVDAVQLRSRQLADRALVALGKEIKQKCHKAGALFIVNNRPEIALATDADGLHLGHEDLPLEFAREMLGHRKIIGMSTHSLPEALSAQKQGADYVSCGPIWSTPTKPGYNAVGLNLIGLYKAAIRIPFVVIGGVNEKNIDQVLAAGGKTVAVVRAFFDSDHPEKLAREFKDKLEDKVWL
- the thiC gene encoding Phosphomethylpyrimidine synthase, with the translated sequence MALITQMERARAGEITPEMIRVAEKEKVSAEYVRDEVARGRAIIPANINHLKHRLDPMIIGMNFNCKINANIGNSSTTSDIDGELEKLHHAVHFGADTVMDLSTGGDLDKIRAAMIENSPVPLGTVPIYGALLRCEKLEEMTPEILLDEIEKQAKQGTDYQTIHAGTLKDYIPSTSNRITGIVSRGGSILAKWMAAHNKENPLYTHFDEICEIFKKYDVSFSLGDGLRPGCLHDANDEAQFAELRTLGELTERAWKHGVQTMIEGPGHVPLHLIKMNAELQQKLCHEAPFYTLGPLVTDIAPGYDHITSAIGAAVMGWSGAALLCYVTPAEHLSLPNKEDVRQGCIAYKIAAHASDIARGRPGARDRDDALSRARFSFDWNQQFALALDPEAARAKHDSTLPEEGYKDARFCSMCGPKFCSMRMSADAQKILDKAQPVASPV
- the thrB gene encoding Homoserine kinase, which codes for MNRIVSVSVPASSGNIGPGFDVLGLALDYRNELHVRLIDQKKGSPLVRVVGEGENSLPTDERNVIYQTMAWLFRKAKKNLPRLDVVCVNRIPLARGLGSSSAAYLSALLAANRLLGDVFKPQEILQFATELEGHPDNVVSAFLGGVQASGVYGTRVVSAALPIPKLKTVVAIPTFELSTKKARKILPKNISLKDAVWNLSAVALLPLAFGGQEDLLAEILNDRWHEPYRAKLIPGFFQVKKAALSAGAKGVILSGAGPTMLSFVKPKDSRRVAQAMKWAFLRAGVTCKTMQLEIDKRGARVQ
- the lysC gene encoding Aspartate kinase Ask_LysC → MKRKIVVMKFGGTSVKDTERLKRAAQRVVETSKKGNRVVVVVSAPGDMTDDLIDKAQAITSEPDGRELDMLLATGEQVSIALLCMAIKELGVQAISLTGPQAGIKADNVHTKARITSIRPVKLSKELRAGKVVVVAGFQGLNAQDDITTLGRGGSDLTAVALAAALKSDVCEIYTDVLGVYTTDPRIVPDAQKIEQISYDEMLELAGSGSQVMQARSIEVAKKFGVDIHVKSSLENKIGTMITKSRPSMEAPVVSGIAFDGNEAKLSITGVPDQPGVAAKIFGALADDNINVDMIIQSSAEDGMNDISFTIPRPDLKRAMVILQSVKKRLGAGMIVSDDSVAKVSIVGVGMRSHPGVAAKMFSALADNNINIEMISTSEIKVACVIKQAEGPRAVKILHKAFGLEKTRS
- the cimA gene encoding (R)-citramalate synthase — translated: MTKRANRRRPQTRSLPSSTSTVKLFDTTLRDGTQGEGISISVDDKLKVAEILDRLGIHYIEGGWPGSNPKDELFFSRAKKELKLKNAKLVAFSSTRRKGRTAASDDNIARLVSAHTPAVCVFGKSWDSHVVHALRASLPENLEIISDTVSFLKSKKKEVIYDAEHFFDGYRANPSYALQTLKAAIDAGADNVTLCDTNGGCLPEDIAQTVREVRRHFPKVSLGIHVHNDSHCAVANSLVAVQAGVDLVQGTLNGYGERCGNANLSSIIANLKLKMGIDCISDSQLLFLSEAARTVDELANVVPQDNMPYVGNSAFAHKGGVHASAVARSASYEHIDPAKVGNRRRILISELSGKANVLAKVAELKLNFDKDSDAVSKILQLVKQKEHKGYQYEGAEGSFVLLVEEALGKKPRFFQLDGFRVTVEKETHNGQMVAEATLKISVNGKAKHTVAEGTGPVDALDKALRRALEDFYPIVREMSLMDFKVRVINAQAGTSARVRVFINSKDSKSEWGTVGVSENVIEASWQALVDAVEYKLFKDRKRSSIDHAK
- the ilvD_2 gene encoding Dihydroxy-acid dehydratase, producing the protein MQNENRSSMSGGIRLKPEGALLRTYLQAAGVSPESLSKPLVGVVTVSTQIFSERPDAKELGNAVTLGVEISGGIAVRWDTVRSPDQMARGHAESYSFAWRDQLADFIESWSKQEALDGLVLVGDSHKTLVGMAMAAARLNLPAVIVTSGAPKIQAAQMEANSPAKKNHAGDPYSGLSEALFGIKHGNAAQERFFNECLKKLDEPSTHTMDLILEVLGLCLPGMSTAPALSPERHELATASGKRIVSLIQSGFSAKRVLSANSFVNAVRLNAALGGSIDVAVHLMALAHEAGVSLPIDMFDKIACETPHICRLSGVGLKEPHRIEDLDRAGGVWAIMHALKDQVAPATTVAGKGASELARSASIKDTHVILGNRPYAKQSGLAVLRGNLAPRGAVFLLNQVYPVLVNFHGTAAVFDSEIDAVRAVMEGKIKKAFAIVVRLQGPKGGPGLRKLRILPALLESRGLNKTMPLITDGRLPETPTGLFVSLVSPEAAVPGPLAVLRTGDPIEINTIGRTISVRLTEMELKIRQTRWQAPEPKSNKGFLGRYSRSVSEAHEGAVLK
- the ilvB gene encoding Acetolactate synthase large subunit, producing the protein MNTMKDSAKKTADKTQPESTTPLLSGAQIVVEGLVKEGVTHIFGIPGGACLPLFDAFYGSKLNLVLTRHEQGAAHMADGYARSTGRVGVCIATSGPGATNLVTGLATANMDSIPVVALTGQVATHLIGNDAFQEADATGVMRPVTKHNFMVKDVRDLARVIREAFYIARSGRPGPVHIDIPVDVQRAKTPFEWPETVRLRSYKPKMEGHPKQIQKAIELLENSEKPLLYVGGGAMLSGATQELIKLSDRADIPVVHTLMANGAFPFDHPNYVGVLGMHGKYSANIAMQNCDVLVSCGARFDDRVTGNLTSFSKQSKKIHIDIDPANIGKTVPVDVPLVGDVKSVVKVIAEKIKSAKHAAWRKQIQEWEDKHPLAFKPNSPVLQPQFLIQELHRLTKGEAIVATGVGQHQMWAMQWYASKSPKQFLTSGGLGTMGFGFPAAIGARFANPDKVVVCIDGDGSFQMTMSELATIVHEKAKVIIIVINNYFLGMVRQWQELFYKERFSASNLTTHGADNKKDGYPEAGSIHYLPDFIKFVEAYGVKGVRIFKNQEVEGAIKEAMASKGPFLIEAMISPEEKVFPMVPAGAGLDEIIVDMA